One genomic region from Jiangella sp. DSM 45060 encodes:
- a CDS encoding DUF1684 domain-containing protein: protein MAGRDELVRTHPASPVPPERRAGFAGLRHAPYDAALRFVLPVDPDVEPRRLEVPTATDGVVPFVLAGRLHLPLGDLDVWWLDSYGGGVFVPVKDASAGRATYGGGRYLLDTVKGADLGGSVHDALVVDLNFAYNPSCAYDPAWTCPLAPPGNTLDVDVAAGEFVPPTGSGE from the coding sequence GTGGCCGGCCGGGACGAACTGGTGCGGACGCATCCCGCGTCGCCGGTCCCGCCCGAGCGGCGGGCCGGCTTCGCGGGGCTGCGGCACGCGCCGTACGACGCCGCGCTGCGGTTCGTGCTGCCGGTCGACCCCGACGTCGAGCCGCGACGGCTCGAGGTGCCCACGGCCACCGACGGCGTCGTGCCGTTCGTGCTGGCCGGACGGCTACACCTGCCGCTCGGCGACCTCGACGTGTGGTGGCTCGACTCCTACGGCGGCGGGGTGTTCGTTCCGGTCAAGGACGCGTCGGCCGGCCGGGCCACGTACGGCGGCGGACGCTACCTGCTCGACACCGTCAAGGGCGCCGACCTCGGCGGCTCGGTGCACGACGCGCTCGTCGTCGACCTCAACTTCGCCTACAACCCGTCCTGCGCCTACGACCCCGCGTGGACGTGCCCGCTGGCGCCGCCCGGCAACACCCTCGACGTCGACGTCGCGGCGGGTGAGTTCGTGCCGCCCACGGGGTCCGGGGAATGA